The following proteins come from a genomic window of Lolium rigidum isolate FL_2022 chromosome 5, APGP_CSIRO_Lrig_0.1, whole genome shotgun sequence:
- the LOC124655875 gene encoding wall-associated receptor kinase 2-like produces MHTAFLLPLLLLAATAESLTLKPGCQPSCGTVDIPYPFGIGQGCFRAGFEIQCNNGKPTLGNTSDNTQVTSLSVTPRPEARVMLRVAYQCYNSTGAAIDTYSGSVDLNPTGVYRISDTANELFVLGCNTMIFTNYTGCVAYTDNANSAQDGACAGIGCCHINIPPGLTDNLMRFTNDDMWPHSNQEFCPCDYGFIVEKGNYTFRAQDLHMDGSITSMPLRLDWAIRDGNSLSCAEAPIMQGYTCVSANSKCVDSTNGPGYFCNCTEGYEGNPYLDNGCTSIGLGVFLLVVAVLLAIARIEHDKRKLAVQFEKNGGNILKEITEVTIFTEKELTKITKNNSEPLGKGNFGNVYKGTLTDKTVVAVKSYIKVDDARRKEFAQEMKVQLKMTHANVLKLRGCCLQLDVPMLVYEFAGKGSLREILHVKDQSLPVDLRLDIAIGSAKGLSYMHSKHIRHGDVKPDNILLADNFVPKISDFGLSKVLIVTEYFTQNIIGAISYIDPVFRNTGLLTPKSDVYSFGAVLLELISRKPIGYGKTGSLIIEFRHIYETEKSGKSMFDLGIVAEKDILILEAIGKLAIRCLKEHQDDRPDMTEVADQLINLKVKFGRYLTGEYACYSSGVSGTSDATLSMQSSTLEVSGLLCSQPMNQAGS; encoded by the exons ATGCATACCGCATTCTTACTGCCTTTGCTGCTTCTTGCGGCCACCGCTGAGAGCCTGACTCTGAAGCCAGGCTGCCAGCCGAGCTGTGGCACCGTCGACATCCCCTACCCGTTCGGCATCGGCCAAGGCTGCTTCCGTGCTGGCTTCGAGATCCAGTGCAACAACGGCAAGCCGACTCTAGGCAACACCAGTGATAATACACAGGTAACGAGCTTGTCGGTGACGCCGCGGCCGGAGGCCCGGGTAATGCTGCGGGTAGCGTACCAGTGCTACAACTCCACGGGCGCAGCTATCGATACTTACAGCGGCTCGGTGGACCTTAACCCAACTGGCGTGTACCGCATCTCCGACACTGCGAACGAGCTCTTCGTCCTCGGCTGCAACACCATGATCTTCACCAACTACACTGGGTGCGTCGCCTATACCGACAACGCCAACAGCGCGCAGGACGGAGCCTGCGCCGGAATTGGTTGCTGCCACATCAACATCCCGCCGGGCCTCACGGACAACCTGATGCGGTTCACAAACGACGACATGTGGCCGCACTCCAACCAGGAGTTCTGCCCCTGCGACTACGGCTTCATCGTGGAGAAGGGCAACTACACATTCCGTGCACAGGACCTCCATATGGACGGCAGCATTACCAGTATGCCGTTGAGGCTAGACTGGGCCATCCGCGATGGTAACTCCCTGTCCTGCGCCGAGGCGCCCATCATGCAGGGATACACCTGCGTCAGCGCAAACAGCAAGTGTGTCGACTCCACCAATGGCCCTGGATACTTCTGCAATtgcaccgaaggctacgagggcaACCCGTATCTCGACAACGGATGCACAA GCATCGGTTTAGGTGTGTTTCTCTTAGTTGTTGCTGTGCTACTAGCTATAGCACGCATAGAGCACGACAAGAGAAAACTGGCTGTACAGTTTGAAAAGAATGGGGGTAACATACTTAAAGAAATCACAGAAGTGACCATTTTCACAGAGAAGGAATTAACCAAAATCACAAAGAATAATTCGGAGCCTCTGGGTAAAGGCAACTTTGGTAATGTCTACAAAGGAACTCTTACCGACAAAACAGTGGTAGCAGTTAAGTCCTATATCAAGGTAGATGACGCTAGAAGGAAGGAATTTGCCCAGGAAATGAAGGTGCAATTGAAAATGACCCATGCCAACGTTCTCAAGCTCAGAGGTTGCTGCCTCCAGTTGGATGTTCCAATGTTGGTGtacgagtttgctggcaaagggaGTCTCAGAGAGATCCTACATGTCAAAGACCAAAGTCTCCCAGTAGACCTGCGGTTAGACATTGCAATAGGGTCGGCCAAAGGATTAAGCTACATGCACTCAAAACACATACGGCATGGTGATGTCAAACCAGACAACATACTTTTGGCTGACAACTTTGTACCAAAAATATCAGATTTTGGGTTATCAAAGGTGCTTATAGTGACGGAATATTTTACACAGAACATTATTGGGGCCATAAGTTACATCGACCCGGTGTTCAGGAACACTGGTTTATTAACACCAAAGAGTGATGTATATAGCTTTGGTGCTGTTCTCCTGGAACTTATATCAAGAAAGCCAATCGGATACGGAAAAACTGGTAGCCTCATTATCGAGTTCCGCCATATCTATGAGACAGAAAAGAGCGGGAAGTCGATGTTTGACTTGGGAATTGTAGCTGAAAAGGATATCTTGATTTTAGAAGCAATTGGCAAGCTTGCAATTCGGTGCTTGAAAGAACATCAAGACGACCGGCCTGATATGACAGAAGTGGCTGATCAGCTTATCAATCTTAAAGTGAAATTCGGCAGATATTTAACTGGGGAATATGCTTGCTACAGTTCTGGGGTGAGCGGAACTAGTGATGCCACATTGTCTATGCAATCCAGTACATTAGAAGTTTCGGGGCTGCTTTGTAGTCAACCAATGAACCAGGCTGGTTCATGA